Proteins from one Calonectris borealis unplaced genomic scaffold, bCalBor7.hap1.2 HAP1_SCAFFOLD_35, whole genome shotgun sequence genomic window:
- the LOC142076148 gene encoding olfactory receptor 14A16-like, which yields MSNSSSITQFLLLAFADTQELQLLHFWLFLGIYLAALLGNGLIITAIACDHRLHTPMYFFLLNLSLLDLGSISTTVPKAMANSLWDTRDISYAGCAAQLFLFVFFISAEYFLLTVMAYDRYVAICNPLHYGTLLGSRACVHMAAGAWASGFLTALLHTANTLSLPLCHGNAVDQFFCEIPQILKLSCSHSYLSEIGLIAVSVCLLFGCFVFIVVSYVEIFRAVLRIPSEQGRHKAFSTCLPHLAVVSLFVSTGIFAYLKPPSISSPSLDLVVAVLYAVVPPAVNPLIYSMRNQELKDALRKLAQWTLFHRQ from the coding sequence atgtccaacagcagctccatcacccagttcctcctcctggccttcgcagacacgcaggagctgcagctcttgcacttctggctcttcctgggcatctacctggctgccctcctgggcaacggcctcatcatcaccgccatagcctgcgaccaccgcctgcacacccccatgtacttcttcctcctcaacctctccctcctcgacctgggctccatctccaccactgttcccaaagccatggccaattccctctgggacaccagggacatctcctacgcaggatgtgctgcacagctctttctgtttgtctttttcatttcagcagagtattttctcctcactgtcatggcctacgaccgctacgttgccatctgcaaccccctgcactacgggaccctcctgggcagcagagcttgtgtccacatggcagcaggtgcctgggccagtgggtttctcactgctctcctgcacacggccaatacattgtcactacccctctgccacggcaatgctgtggaccagttcttctgtgaaatcccccagatcctcaagctctcctgctcacactcctacctcagcgAGATTGGGCTTATTGCGGTTAGTGTCTGTTTACTATTTGGgtgctttgttttcattgtggtgtcctatgtggagatcttcagggccgtgctgaggatcccctctgagcagggacggcacaaagccttttccacgtgcctccctcacctggctgtggtctccctctttgtcagcactggcatatttgcatacctaaagcccccctccatctcctccccatccctggatctggtggtggcagtgctgtacgcagtggtgcctccagcagtgaaccccctcatctacagcatgaggaaccaggagctcaaggatgccctaaggaaactggcacagtggacgctgtttcaccgacaataa
- the LOC142076153 gene encoding olfactory receptor 14J1-like: protein MSNGSSITQFLLLAFADTRELQLLHFWLFLGIYLAALLGNGLIITAIACDHRLHTPMYFFLLNLSLLDLGSISTTLPKAMANSLWDTRVISYSRCAAQLFLLACFILAEYFLLTVMAYDRYVAICKPLHYGTLLGSRACVHMAAAAWASGFLNALLHTANTFSLPLCHGNAVDQFFCEIPPLLKLSCLDAYLREVGLITFSAFQFLGCFLFIVVSYVQIFRAVLRIPSEQGRHKAFSTCLPHLAVVSLFVTTIMFAHMKPLSISSSALDLVVAVLYSVVPPALNPLIYSMRNKELKDTVRKLFEDKLLQRQ from the coding sequence atgtccaatggcagctccatcacccagttcctcctcctggccttcgcagacacgcgggagctgcagctcttgcacttctggctcttcctgggcatctacctggctgccctcctgggcaacggcctcatcatcaccgccatagcctgcgaccaccgcctgcacacccccatgtacttcttcctcctcaacctctccctcctcgacctgggctccatctccaccactctccccaaagccatggccaattccctctgggacaccagggtcaTCTCCTATTCaagatgtgctgcacagctctttcttttagcctgtttcattttagcagagtattttctcctcactgtcatggcctacgaccgctacgttgccatctgcaagcccctgcactacgggaccctcctgggcagcagagcttgtgtccacatggcagcagctgcctgggccagtgggtttctcaatgctctcctgcacacggccaatacattttcactacccctctgccatggcaatgctgtggaccagttcttctgtgaaatccccccactcctcaagctctcctgcttagatgcctacctcagggaggttgggctcatcacatttagtgcttttcaatttttggggtgttttcttttcattgtggtgtcctacgtgcagatcttcagggccgtgctgaggatcccctctgagcagggacggcacaaagccttttccacgtgcctccctcacctggccgtggtctccctctttgtcaccaCCATCATGTTTGCCCACATGAAGCCCCTCTCAATCTCCTCCTCAGCTCtagatctggtggtggcagtgctgtactcagtggtgcctccagcattgaaccccctcatctacagcatgaggaacaaggagctcaaggacaCCGTGCggaaactatttgaagacaaaCTACTGCAGCGTCAATAA